In the genome of Hymenobacter cellulosivorans, one region contains:
- a CDS encoding sodium:solute symporter family transporter — MRNNLTTLDLLVFFVYLIGVSAYGFYIYKSKQKAEQSTKDYFLAEGSLTWWAIGASMIASNISAEQFIGMSGSGFKVGVAVAAYEWVAAVVLIIVAVFFMPVYLKNHIFTMPQFLEQRYNATLSLIMSIFWLFLYVLVNLTSILYLGALALSNLIGGDTFHLIIVLLAVFSLLISIGGMKVVGYTDVVQVVVLVVGGLVTTYIALTLVSEQFGLGGGALAGFNALMDKAPDHFHMIFDKPTANTPQVEVDKYLALPGIAMYFAGQWIVNLNYWGCNQYITQRALGADLHTARTGILFAGLLKLMMPVIVMLPGIAAYVLYKNGGLQAEMASTGAFNSDNAYSAILTFLPNGLKGLSMAALTAAIVASLAGKVNSISTIFTLDIYKRYLNPEATEKKQVWVGRLTILAAVVLSVAMTWKDLLGIGGEGGFQFIQKYTGFISPGILAIFLLGMFWKRTTATAGIVGILAGFALSVFFNNYAPAVLGPETLLYTAFRNSAGVYEIPFLICMGLSFAITMVLMVGVSLAGPVVNARAIQLNSAMFRVSTQTMSLIVVTMLLLTALYVRFW; from the coding sequence ATGCGTAACAACCTTACTACGCTCGATTTGCTGGTCTTTTTTGTGTACCTAATCGGGGTTTCGGCCTACGGTTTCTACATCTACAAGAGCAAGCAAAAGGCCGAGCAAAGCACCAAGGACTACTTTCTGGCCGAAGGCTCCCTGACCTGGTGGGCCATTGGGGCCTCGATGATTGCCTCCAACATTTCGGCCGAGCAGTTCATTGGCATGTCGGGCTCGGGCTTCAAGGTGGGCGTGGCCGTGGCGGCCTACGAGTGGGTGGCGGCTGTGGTGCTTATCATCGTGGCCGTGTTCTTTATGCCGGTGTACTTGAAGAACCACATCTTCACCATGCCCCAGTTTCTGGAACAGCGCTACAATGCCACGCTCAGCCTGATTATGAGCATTTTCTGGCTGTTCTTGTACGTGCTGGTCAACCTGACCTCGATTCTTTACCTGGGCGCCCTGGCGCTGAGCAACCTGATTGGGGGCGACACTTTTCACCTGATTATCGTGCTGCTGGCCGTCTTTTCCCTGCTGATTTCTATTGGTGGGATGAAAGTAGTGGGTTACACCGACGTGGTGCAGGTAGTGGTGCTGGTGGTCGGCGGCCTGGTCACAACCTACATTGCCCTGACCCTGGTCAGTGAGCAGTTCGGCCTGGGCGGCGGGGCGCTGGCGGGCTTCAATGCCTTGATGGACAAAGCCCCGGATCACTTCCACATGATTTTCGACAAGCCCACGGCCAACACCCCGCAGGTGGAAGTCGACAAGTACCTGGCTCTGCCCGGCATAGCCATGTACTTCGCCGGCCAGTGGATTGTGAACCTGAACTACTGGGGCTGCAACCAGTACATTACCCAGCGGGCCCTGGGCGCCGATTTGCACACGGCCCGCACTGGTATCCTGTTTGCCGGTCTGCTCAAGCTCATGATGCCGGTGATTGTAATGCTGCCCGGCATTGCGGCCTACGTGCTGTATAAAAATGGCGGATTGCAGGCCGAAATGGCGAGCACCGGCGCCTTCAACTCCGACAACGCCTATTCGGCCATCCTGACTTTCCTGCCCAATGGTTTAAAAGGACTGAGCATGGCGGCCCTGACGGCGGCCATTGTGGCTTCGTTGGCCGGCAAGGTCAACTCGATTTCGACCATTTTTACCCTCGACATTTACAAGCGCTACCTCAACCCCGAGGCCACCGAGAAAAAGCAGGTGTGGGTGGGCCGCCTCACCATTCTGGCCGCCGTGGTGCTCAGCGTGGCCATGACCTGGAAAGATTTGCTCGGCATCGGGGGCGAAGGGGGCTTCCAATTTATTCAGAAGTACACCGGCTTCATTTCGCCCGGTATCCTGGCCATCTTCCTGCTGGGCATGTTCTGGAAGCGCACCACGGCTACGGCCGGCATCGTGGGCATCCTGGCCGGCTTTGCTTTGTCGGTGTTCTTCAACAACTACGCCCCGGCGGTGCTGGGGCCAGAAACCCTGCTCTACACGGCTTTCCGCAACAGCGCCGGCGTGTATGAAATTCCCTTCCTGATCTGCATGGGCCTGTCCTTTGCCATTACCATGGTGCTGATGGTCGGCGTGAGTCTGGCCGGGCCGGTTGTCAATGCCCGGGCTATTCAGCTCAACTCCGCCATGTTCCGCGTTAGTACCCAGACCATGTCGCTCATCGTGGTGACCATGCTGCTGCTCACGGCTTTGTACGTGCGGTTCTGGTAG